In a genomic window of Acidimicrobiales bacterium:
- a CDS encoding cytochrome c → MRLHCALFLVLAVLGASCASPPQVPGADDGSADPALVRGREIWGKACASCHGSDGSGGRGPSLVSVEIRFPVLADQLTVVTDGQGSMPGFSGRYDPEELEAVVRYTREVL, encoded by the coding sequence ATGCGACTCCACTGCGCTCTGTTCCTGGTATTGGCCGTTCTCGGGGCGTCCTGTGCCAGCCCCCCACAGGTTCCCGGGGCCGACGACGGGTCGGCAGATCCCGCTCTGGTAAGGGGTCGGGAGATCTGGGGGAAGGCGTGTGCGTCCTGCCACGGTTCCGACGGTTCCGGGGGAAGGGGGCCGTCGCTGGTCTCGGTGGAGATTCGGTTCCCAGTGTTGGCCGACCAGCTCACAGTGGTGACCGATGGACAGGGTTCCATGCCAGGTTTCAGCGGCCGGTACGACCCCGAGGAACTCGAGGCGGTGGTCCGCTACACGCGCGAGGTGCTCTGA
- the rpsP gene encoding 30S ribosomal protein S16, whose product MKLRLMRMGKKKQPTYRVVAADSRKARNGRIIEAVGFYDPRRDPSVIEIDNEKAVGWLRNGAQPTERVEKLLKITGAWDEFKGQPAGTSVTAAPEPKPEVVATPVEEAPVEEASVEEAAVEEAVEEAPVEDASVEEAAVEEAVEEAPVEEASVEEAAVEEAVEEAPAEEASVEEAPVEEAAAEETVEEES is encoded by the coding sequence GTGAAGCTCCGCCTCATGCGGATGGGAAAGAAGAAGCAGCCGACCTACCGGGTGGTTGCCGCCGACTCGCGCAAGGCGCGAAACGGCCGCATCATCGAGGCAGTCGGCTTCTACGACCCCCGCCGTGATCCGTCCGTGATCGAGATCGACAACGAGAAGGCGGTGGGCTGGTTGCGCAACGGCGCCCAGCCGACCGAGCGTGTCGAGAAGCTCTTGAAGATCACCGGAGCCTGGGACGAGTTCAAGGGTCAGCCTGCCGGCACCAGCGTGACTGCGGCGCCCGAGCCGAAGCCCGAAGTAGTGGCGACCCCTGTCGAGGAGGCCCCTGTCGAGGAGGCTTCCGTTGAGGAGGCGGCCGTTGAAGAGGCCGTTGAGGAGGCGCCTGTCGAGGATGCTTCCGTGGAGGAGGCGGCCGTTGAAGAGGCCGTTGAGGAGGCGCCTGTCGAGGAGGCTTCCGTGGAGGAGGCGGCCGTTGAAGAGGCCGTTGAGGAGGCGCCTGCTGAGGAAGCTTCCGTCGAGGAGGCCCCCGTGGAAGAGGCGGCCGCTGAAGAGACCGTCGAGGAGGAATCATGA
- a CDS encoding KH domain-containing protein, with the protein MSAEAPTAESVLEYLIKTIVEQPDEVRIQASGDERCTFSVTVADGDMGRVIGRRGRVANAIRTIVRAAAVNDETEIDVDFVD; encoded by the coding sequence ATGAGCGCTGAAGCCCCGACTGCTGAGAGCGTCCTCGAGTACCTGATCAAGACCATCGTCGAGCAGCCTGACGAGGTCCGCATCCAGGCTTCGGGCGACGAGCGGTGCACGTTCTCGGTGACCGTCGCCGACGGCGACATGGGTCGCGTCATCGGCCGTCGCGGCCGGGTGGCCAACGCCATCCGGACCATTGTCCGGGCTGCCGCGGTCAACGACGAGACCGAGATCGACGTCGACTTCGTCGACTGA
- the rimM gene encoding ribosome maturation factor RimM (Essential for efficient processing of 16S rRNA) — MDGGPDPDGPALLEVGRIDKPHGVRGEVVVSLITHRTERLAPGAELQTDRGAITVESSRPHQHRYLVRFDRIPDREAADAWRGVVLSAPPIDDPDDDTLWIHQLMGSVVVDQHGVEHGVVTGVLENPASDLLELDDGRLVPLVFLTAFEPGVRIDVDVPVGLLDGDDVDPEVASDADPDQTP; from the coding sequence ATGGACGGTGGGCCGGATCCCGATGGGCCAGCCCTGCTCGAGGTTGGCCGAATCGACAAGCCCCATGGAGTGCGCGGGGAGGTCGTCGTCAGTCTGATAACCCACCGCACCGAGCGCCTCGCGCCCGGAGCCGAACTCCAGACCGACCGTGGTGCGATCACGGTGGAGTCGAGTCGACCCCACCAGCATCGGTACCTGGTCCGGTTTGACCGGATTCCCGACCGTGAGGCTGCCGACGCGTGGCGCGGGGTGGTGCTGAGTGCGCCGCCGATCGACGACCCGGACGACGACACGCTTTGGATCCACCAGTTGATGGGATCCGTGGTGGTGGACCAGCACGGGGTCGAGCACGGTGTCGTGACGGGGGTCCTCGAAAACCCGGCCAGCGACCTTCTCGAGTTGGATGATGGCCGACTGGTCCCGCTGGTCTTCCTGACGGCCTTCGAGCCGGGTGTTCGTATCGACGTGGACGTGCCCGTCGGCCTCCTCGACGGCGACGACGTTGATCCCGAGGTTGCCTCGGACGCTGATCCGGACCAGACGCCATGA
- the rplS gene encoding 50S ribosomal protein L19: MQPTDLVDHQNLRDDVPDFNAGDALKVHVRVVEGNRKRVQLFEGVVIRRQGSGVRETFTVRKLSFGVGVERTFPVHSPIIDRIEVGARGDVRRAKLYYLRDRIGKRAKVKEKREF; this comes from the coding sequence ATGCAGCCCACCGATCTCGTCGATCACCAGAACCTCCGGGACGACGTTCCCGACTTCAACGCCGGCGATGCCCTGAAGGTGCACGTCCGCGTTGTTGAGGGCAACCGGAAGCGGGTGCAGCTCTTCGAAGGCGTGGTCATCCGCCGTCAGGGCAGCGGGGTCCGTGAGACGTTCACCGTACGCAAGCTGAGCTTCGGCGTCGGCGTGGAACGGACCTTCCCGGTCCATTCACCGATTATCGACCGCATCGAGGTCGGGGCCCGCGGTGACGTCCGTCGGGCCAAGCTCTACTACCTCCGCGACCGTATCGGTAAGCGTGCCAAGGTCAAGGAGAAGCGGGAGTTCTGA
- the ffh gene encoding signal recognition particle protein gives MFESLSSRFEGVLKRIRGKGRLGPEDVEEFLGELRVALLEADVHLSVVRTFQDRIRERAVGVEVSGALNPGQQVVKIVLEELTGVLGGETHRLTYASKPPTVVLLAGLQGSGKTTTAAKLARWFKAQGRNPMLIGADLQRPAAVEQLRTLAARIDVPVFSEATDPVSVARAGLAQARSLGRDVVICDTAGRLAVDDDLMAEVAEMAAVLDPDHTLLVVDAMIGQDAVNTAEAFHARLSLDAVVLTKLDGDARGGAALSVKEVVGRPIAFASTGEALEDFDLFHPDRLASRILGMGDVETLIEKAEESFEQAEAEAAAARLMDGTFTLDDFLEQLKALRKMGPLSNIMGMVPGMAQQLKGVDAEVDERRIDRIEGIIHSMTPGERAAPDVIDGSRRARIAAGSGTQPNEINQLVRQFREMRKMMKQMGGKGRRSGGRPSAGKGRGKGRRGGGGRTTALGPAPIDKKKGLSLPGLGETPGGVPGGLGLPGEGSPGRP, from the coding sequence GTGTTCGAGAGTCTGAGTAGTCGATTCGAGGGGGTCCTAAAACGGATCCGGGGCAAAGGTCGGCTCGGTCCCGAAGACGTCGAAGAGTTCCTCGGCGAGCTTCGGGTAGCCCTGTTGGAGGCCGACGTTCACCTGTCGGTGGTTCGGACCTTCCAGGATCGGATCCGCGAGCGGGCCGTCGGCGTCGAGGTCAGCGGAGCCCTCAATCCCGGACAGCAGGTCGTCAAGATCGTGCTCGAGGAGCTCACCGGGGTGCTCGGAGGCGAGACCCATCGGCTGACCTACGCATCTAAGCCTCCGACGGTGGTGCTGCTCGCCGGCCTCCAGGGATCAGGCAAGACGACCACGGCAGCGAAGTTGGCCCGCTGGTTCAAGGCCCAAGGACGAAACCCGATGCTGATCGGGGCTGATCTCCAACGCCCGGCGGCCGTCGAGCAGTTACGGACGTTGGCTGCCCGCATCGACGTACCGGTGTTCAGCGAGGCCACCGACCCGGTCTCCGTGGCTCGTGCCGGTCTGGCGCAGGCCCGCAGCCTGGGACGTGACGTCGTCATCTGTGACACGGCGGGGCGCCTGGCCGTTGACGATGACCTGATGGCCGAGGTGGCCGAAATGGCGGCGGTACTCGACCCGGACCACACCCTCCTGGTTGTCGACGCCATGATCGGCCAGGACGCCGTCAACACAGCTGAGGCTTTCCATGCCCGGCTCTCACTGGACGCGGTTGTGCTCACCAAGTTGGACGGCGACGCCCGGGGCGGTGCAGCGCTGAGCGTCAAGGAGGTGGTGGGTCGTCCCATCGCCTTCGCGTCGACTGGGGAGGCCCTAGAGGACTTTGACCTGTTCCACCCGGACCGCCTGGCCAGTCGGATCCTGGGTATGGGCGACGTCGAAACGCTCATAGAGAAGGCCGAAGAATCGTTCGAACAGGCCGAGGCTGAGGCTGCCGCCGCCCGCCTCATGGACGGGACCTTCACCCTCGACGACTTTCTCGAGCAGCTCAAGGCCCTTCGGAAGATGGGGCCGCTCAGCAACATCATGGGAATGGTCCCCGGGATGGCCCAACAGCTGAAGGGTGTGGATGCCGAAGTGGATGAACGCCGGATCGACCGGATCGAGGGGATCATCCACTCGATGACTCCCGGTGAGCGGGCCGCCCCGGACGTCATCGACGGTTCCCGTCGGGCACGGATCGCTGCGGGCAGTGGCACCCAGCCCAACGAGATCAACCAGTTGGTCCGCCAGTTCCGTGAAATGCGAAAGATGATGAAGCAAATGGGCGGCAAGGGTCGGCGCTCTGGTGGCAGGCCTTCTGCTGGTAAGGGCCGGGGCAAGGGTCGAAGGGGCGGAGGTGGTCGGACGACGGCACTTGGGCCGGCGCCGATCGACAAGAAGAAGGGCCTTTCGCTGCCCGGGCTGGGCGAGACGCCAGGCGGTGTCCCAGGTGGTCTCGGTCTCCCCGGCGAGGGTTCCCCGGGGAGGCCGTAG
- the trmD gene encoding tRNA (guanosine(37)-N1)-methyltransferase TrmD, whose translation MTLRVDVFTLFPGLIGAYTGESILGRASDAGHLDVRAHDLRMAATDAHRTVDDSPFGGGAGMVMMPEPVFAAVELVEPPRPLILLSPAGRRFDQSVAVELAALDGFSLLCGRYEGVDERIRTELCDDELSLGDYVLAGGELAALAVIEAVARLRPGVLGNSASPEDESFTDGLLEYPHWTRPAEFRALSVPDVLLSGDHARVARWRRAAALARTIERRPDLIEQRGGLTEADQDLLDEFGTPDPND comes from the coding sequence ATGACGCTCCGTGTCGACGTCTTCACTCTCTTCCCGGGCCTCATCGGGGCCTACACAGGTGAGAGCATCCTGGGCCGGGCCTCCGACGCAGGCCACCTCGATGTCCGGGCACACGACTTGCGGATGGCCGCCACCGATGCCCATCGCACGGTCGACGACAGTCCGTTCGGCGGGGGAGCGGGCATGGTGATGATGCCCGAACCGGTCTTCGCCGCCGTTGAACTCGTCGAACCCCCGCGACCGCTGATCCTGCTCAGCCCGGCCGGCCGACGCTTCGACCAGTCGGTAGCCGTGGAACTCGCCGCGCTCGATGGCTTCTCGCTGCTCTGCGGCCGTTACGAGGGGGTAGACGAGAGGATCCGAACCGAGCTGTGTGACGACGAGCTCTCGCTCGGCGACTACGTGTTGGCCGGCGGCGAACTAGCTGCCCTGGCGGTCATCGAGGCTGTGGCGCGGCTTCGACCCGGGGTGCTGGGAAACAGCGCTTCGCCGGAGGACGAGTCGTTCACCGACGGTCTTCTTGAGTACCCGCACTGGACCCGCCCGGCCGAGTTCCGTGCCTTGTCCGTTCCCGATGTGCTCCTGTCGGGCGATCACGCGAGGGTCGCCCGGTGGCGCCGGGCCGCAGCACTAGCTCGCACGATCGAGCGACGACCGGACCTGATCGAACAGCGTGGCGGCCTCACCGAGGCCGACCAGGACCTTCTCGACGAGTTCGGGACACCTGACCCGAACGATTGA